The proteins below come from a single Granulicella sibirica genomic window:
- a CDS encoding siphovirus Gp157 family protein translates to MDEGKWQSSRDLLSRDLKKVEGQEFTLRIQKNSQDSVKVTDEEAIPTAYRRIEARIDGVLGETVLSLLPEDLRQNP, encoded by the coding sequence ATGGATGAGGGAAAATGGCAAAGTAGTCGCGACCTCCTAAGCCGTGATCTGAAGAAGGTCGAGGGCCAAGAGTTCACGCTTCGCATCCAGAAGAACAGCCAGGACTCCGTGAAGGTCACCGACGAGGAGGCCATCCCGACAGCGTATCGAAGGATCGAGGCGAGGATCGACGGCGTCCTTGGGGAAACCGTCCTTTCGCTGCTGCCGGAAGACCTGAGGCAAAACCCTTGA
- a CDS encoding BBE domain-containing protein: MRKWLDNVAGSLEKSAMPGGYVNFLAPSDTERVERFYGQAAERLRAIKLQVDPHDRFRSATARLRP, translated from the coding sequence ATGCGCAAGTGGTTGGACAACGTGGCCGGCAGTCTCGAAAAATCGGCCATGCCGGGTGGGTACGTCAATTTCCTTGCTCCTTCAGACACGGAACGGGTCGAACGCTTCTACGGCCAAGCTGCGGAGAGACTTCGGGCGATCAAGCTGCAAGTTGATCCCCACGATCGGTTCCGCAGCGCTACGGCTCGACTGCGGCCGTGA
- a CDS encoding helix-turn-helix domain-containing protein: MAKREERPSASLEWAFGQILQVLRKKQGLSQMDLAVATGYSLRYIGDIERGTKSATMRTMHDLATLLNVKLSVLVVEAERLWESDTKTRKRPQRPKQ; encoded by the coding sequence GTGGCCAAAAGAGAAGAACGTCCTAGTGCGTCATTAGAGTGGGCATTTGGCCAGATTCTGCAGGTCTTGAGGAAGAAGCAAGGTTTGTCGCAGATGGATTTGGCTGTCGCAACTGGCTACAGCTTGCGCTATATCGGCGATATCGAGCGAGGGACAAAGAGCGCGACAATGCGAACCATGCACGATTTGGCCACACTGTTGAATGTGAAGCTCAGCGTATTGGTTGTCGAAGCTGAGCGCTTATGGGAGAGCGACACGAAAACAAGGAAGCGTCCTCAACGTCCAAAACAATAG
- a CDS encoding response regulator transcription factor, with amino-acid sequence MKSMLLVDNDEIVAPALQRSLGRFGFHVTIAESACALHDLIEREQYDVILVEFDLMPKGNMSRPSVSSSEPTTCSGTGLVRELRAAGVMTPIIIYSFLEGEPYETASLDAGADDFILKSNPLSVVLSRLHAHIRRQERNLGLSSGSDRRVAIGRYTLDRETAILLAEERPIALSLRECRLLEKLATNPLRVFPQKELLDDVWGNELRRSPDALNACIKRLRIKMEKNGLADPIESVRGRGCKLSTSVVRRITKPDA; translated from the coding sequence ATGAAGTCGATGCTGCTGGTAGACAACGATGAGATTGTGGCGCCCGCTCTTCAACGAAGCCTCGGAAGGTTCGGCTTCCATGTGACGATCGCAGAATCTGCATGCGCTCTTCACGACCTTATTGAGCGAGAACAATACGATGTAATTCTGGTGGAGTTCGACCTCATGCCCAAGGGGAACATGTCTCGGCCGAGCGTTTCATCATCCGAGCCAACGACCTGCAGCGGAACCGGTCTGGTTCGGGAACTGAGGGCAGCTGGTGTCATGACCCCAATCATCATTTACTCGTTCCTTGAAGGTGAACCGTACGAGACGGCGTCTCTCGACGCGGGAGCAGATGACTTCATTCTTAAGTCAAATCCCCTCTCGGTGGTCTTATCACGGCTACATGCTCATATCCGACGCCAAGAAAGGAATCTCGGACTCTCCTCTGGATCAGACCGTAGAGTGGCTATTGGCCGGTACACCTTAGATCGTGAGACGGCGATCTTATTAGCCGAAGAGAGGCCGATCGCTCTATCGCTTCGCGAGTGCAGGCTCTTGGAAAAACTTGCGACGAACCCCCTCCGGGTGTTCCCCCAGAAGGAGCTTCTCGATGACGTATGGGGAAATGAGCTTCGGCGCTCTCCAGACGCGCTTAACGCGTGTATTAAACGTCTCCGTATCAAAATGGAGAAGAATGGGCTTGCCGATCCCATCGAAAGTGTTAGGGGGAGAGGCTGCAAGCTCTCGACTTCGGTCGTCCGCAGAATTACCAAGCCTGATGCATGA
- a CDS encoding PhzF family phenazine biosynthesis isomerase, translating to MQQYSIYQVDAFTRQAFRGNPAGVVPDARGLSASAMQFMAREMNKSETAFIFPSSDPSGDVEVRFFTPTAEVPICGHATIAAHYVLAVEGAPLGTRRQQTAAGMLAVESEKFDGVIRIWMHQQLANFSPPLEGQQLDALLKALGLAASDVESNSPVQIVSTGHSKVVIPVRRRRKIAGLSPDMNALCSLSTRIGCNGYYTWTMEDPDPGNLSHGRMFAPIIGIPEDPVTGNASGCLGAYLVHHDLLSGDETGVASFYAGQGWEVGRPGRVLVEATRSSSDGPIAIRIAGEAVITLKGIMVAP from the coding sequence GTGCAGCAATATTCGATCTATCAGGTGGATGCGTTCACCAGGCAGGCATTCAGAGGTAATCCCGCTGGCGTTGTCCCCGACGCGCGGGGTCTCTCGGCTTCCGCCATGCAGTTCATGGCGCGCGAGATGAACAAATCGGAGACTGCCTTCATCTTCCCAAGCAGCGATCCGAGCGGAGACGTTGAAGTGCGCTTTTTCACGCCCACTGCCGAGGTTCCTATATGCGGCCACGCGACGATCGCTGCTCATTACGTCCTGGCGGTAGAAGGAGCGCCACTTGGAACGCGTCGGCAGCAGACTGCAGCCGGAATGCTGGCTGTTGAATCTGAGAAGTTCGATGGAGTGATCAGGATCTGGATGCACCAGCAGCTTGCCAACTTCTCCCCTCCGCTGGAAGGCCAGCAGTTGGACGCTTTGCTGAAGGCCCTTGGTCTGGCAGCAAGCGATGTAGAGAGCAATAGCCCAGTCCAAATCGTTTCAACAGGCCATTCAAAGGTGGTCATTCCTGTTCGTCGCCGGAGGAAAATTGCGGGTCTGTCCCCAGACATGAATGCTTTATGTAGCCTTAGCACTCGAATTGGTTGCAACGGCTACTACACCTGGACGATGGAAGATCCCGATCCAGGCAATCTCTCCCACGGTCGCATGTTTGCGCCCATCATTGGAATTCCGGAAGATCCCGTCACTGGGAATGCGAGCGGTTGCCTTGGGGCCTATCTCGTTCACCACGATCTTCTGTCGGGCGACGAAACCGGGGTGGCTTCATTCTACGCGGGTCAAGGCTGGGAAGTCGGCCGGCCTGGACGCGTACTAGTTGAGGCTACGCGTTCGTCTTCAGATGGGCCAATCGCTATCAGAATTGCTGGGGAGGCTGTCATTACACTTAAAGGAATCATGGTGGCTCCGTAA
- a CDS encoding helix-turn-helix domain-containing protein, giving the protein MGKPVGADENRKSKTPRQVFGRAVTELRVSRELSQVSLASALGYSTNYLGQIERGAANVTVDVMAAVSSYFKLSIGQFWSYAEGLPTRPQKKR; this is encoded by the coding sequence GTGGGCAAACCGGTCGGAGCTGACGAGAACCGCAAATCGAAGACTCCACGTCAGGTGTTTGGGCGTGCCGTCACAGAGCTGCGCGTGTCGAGAGAACTGTCGCAGGTCTCCTTGGCTTCGGCCCTTGGCTATAGCACCAATTACCTCGGACAAATTGAGCGCGGTGCTGCGAATGTGACCGTCGATGTAATGGCAGCGGTCAGCAGCTACTTCAAGTTGTCGATTGGGCAATTCTGGTCGTACGCCGAGGGGCTCCCGACTCGACCACAAAAGAAACGATAG
- a CDS encoding NADP-dependent oxidoreductase, whose protein sequence is MSMNPTMKAVVIYEYGSNDVVQYLDVERPEPGSGEVLVKIHAAGVNPVDWKIRDGAGERMGMALPIYLGGEIAGTVEKVGEGVENFRAGDAVFGTIKCGGFAEYAVTNSANLALKPVSLDFVNAAAVPLGALTAWQAMFEVAQLCSGQKILITNASGGVGSLAVQLAKDRGAQVTGMASGRNEEFVPSLGVDEFIDYEKQAFEEVVNNMDVVFDTVGGDTFQKAFRTLRKGGFLATVVAFPKDEAQKYGVSVARVQCKANAEQLGLIRELVDTGKLKAHIATVLPLREVKQALELSAAGRTRGKIVLEIVAGSL, encoded by the coding sequence ATGTCCATGAATCCAACTATGAAGGCGGTAGTCATCTACGAGTATGGCAGCAACGATGTCGTCCAGTACCTCGATGTTGAGCGTCCTGAGCCGGGCTCTGGAGAAGTGTTGGTCAAAATCCACGCGGCGGGTGTGAATCCTGTGGACTGGAAGATCCGCGATGGAGCAGGCGAGCGAATGGGCATGGCTCTGCCCATCTACCTCGGCGGTGAGATCGCCGGGACCGTGGAAAAGGTCGGTGAGGGCGTTGAGAATTTTCGGGCAGGCGATGCAGTCTTCGGCACGATCAAGTGCGGTGGCTTTGCCGAGTACGCTGTCACCAACTCAGCAAACCTTGCGCTCAAGCCTGTCAGCCTGGACTTCGTGAACGCGGCGGCCGTGCCGCTGGGCGCGCTAACGGCATGGCAGGCTATGTTCGAAGTAGCCCAACTCTGCAGCGGACAGAAGATTCTGATCACCAACGCTTCGGGGGGTGTCGGCTCTCTTGCTGTTCAACTCGCCAAGGACCGAGGTGCGCAGGTTACTGGCATGGCATCCGGGCGAAATGAGGAATTCGTGCCGAGCTTGGGCGTGGACGAGTTCATCGACTACGAAAAGCAAGCCTTTGAAGAGGTTGTTAACAACATGGACGTGGTGTTCGACACCGTAGGTGGCGACACCTTCCAGAAGGCATTCCGCACGTTGAGGAAGGGGGGCTTCCTAGCGACGGTGGTTGCGTTTCCCAAGGACGAGGCGCAGAAGTACGGTGTGAGCGTCGCGCGGGTCCAATGCAAGGCCAACGCTGAACAACTGGGCCTCATCCGTGAACTGGTAGACACGGGCAAGCTCAAGGCGCATATTGCCACCGTGCTACCGCTCCGGGAAGTCAAGCAAGCGCTTGAGCTTTCTGCTGCTGGACGCACGCGCGGAAAAATCGTCCTGGAGATCGTAGCCGGCTCACTATAA
- a CDS encoding response regulator transcription factor, translating to MKTILLVDADLVSSTGLQRTLRGFGFSVQIAENAEAAHTAVSTTRFDLILVDFDLSIPKQPQAQVTSGTGLVRELRAAKVNTPILMYTALEAEWYETASLDAGADDFILKRAPKSTLLSRIHAHLRRYDRDMGKAPSSTRRLGIGRFVLDRTARVLAVDEKPIPLTARETELLELLAANPERVVPTQEILDKLWQEGDKKSSAALNSALKRFRQKLDENQIQDLVENVKGRGFKLAPSSLSQSS from the coding sequence ATGAAAACGATACTTCTAGTGGATGCTGATCTTGTCTCTTCGACGGGATTGCAGCGCACTCTTCGTGGCTTCGGCTTCTCGGTTCAAATCGCTGAGAACGCGGAAGCTGCCCATACCGCCGTGAGCACGACAAGATTCGATCTGATCTTGGTCGACTTTGACCTAAGCATACCGAAACAGCCCCAGGCGCAAGTAACCTCCGGCACAGGATTGGTTCGCGAATTGCGAGCGGCGAAGGTGAACACTCCGATCTTGATGTATACGGCGCTTGAGGCCGAGTGGTACGAAACGGCGTCTCTCGATGCCGGTGCAGATGACTTCATCCTGAAGCGCGCCCCGAAATCGACGCTGCTCTCCCGCATTCATGCGCACCTTCGACGTTATGACCGTGACATGGGAAAGGCCCCAAGCAGCACGCGCCGGCTTGGCATAGGCCGGTTTGTACTTGATCGGACCGCCCGGGTTCTGGCTGTTGATGAAAAGCCGATCCCATTGACGGCGAGAGAAACCGAGCTACTGGAATTATTGGCGGCGAACCCGGAACGGGTGGTTCCTACCCAGGAGATACTGGATAAGCTGTGGCAGGAAGGGGACAAGAAGTCATCGGCTGCGCTGAACAGCGCACTGAAGCGTTTTCGCCAGAAACTTGATGAAAACCAGATACAGGATCTGGTTGAGAACGTGAAAGGTCGCGGCTTCAAATTGGCTCCCTCAAGCCTAAGTCAGAGCTCCTGA
- a CDS encoding RNA polymerase sigma factor, with amino-acid sequence MPLLPVEARTSRSASVNSPRLLSSQSPRDLEAIVLEHYTWLLDWAHQLTRGTSEEAEDLVQDLCVRLVRMKNKPDLPDADQARAYLYKALRNLFLSKRLRHGHDAVAGLLVVDFDSVAWAMSAVDRSKLLYVRSDLARICEYACIRRKSSRAAAALILRFFIGYLPTETMAILKSKRAGVDTLTQTARLEAKAYLERPSVLRFLDRSDKKPQASSKNLPEQSDALFAELLHRIFAEPEGQCFPAGFLNDRYGTSIEIPFGTDEIAHLVSCHACLHLATEILALPDLTLQFLPDIPSSGEAGPPPARSEKTDLKKLRRKLRETYEHRPSKLQIIVDGVVRGVQTIAGASSKVQIALQPLSKPGFVEILSEQGLGLLYLDLQPDEPGLPNTQHAEVELSDGRQLSVSLTWSEGAPVVHVSYYDPLFESEGDGPPSGAAEATQRRTAGSAVSQTSPLEGTSSPNWIDHIRTRIRDWWRTAGIFALVACFVLLAVIGLRHQSRSKLQTPSALTLLSRSEEKLKVSTPVHGAVRSKFSLDVTRRDSRTTNHLEVEALRSSDLPLRVVRLRAANGTLVAAQEVDARGKETNFSGYGTRPMPETQLETVSTDGVWRCPPDAKSFKDLVAGASDVYVNEVKGGYEVGFRRSPILNQPTIVEATLQIESESMRPVVETLELQQGDAKREYRFREVGYEILPASSVHDGDFRLTSISEGKRAAATGGAIARTDTAQLILEVLEVLSKQQQQVQDSVDVERGQNNEVVVSGVLQSSAQKQIFIEKLGSSPGFNALTIELHSPDGPGAYGSSTARTLTVDTQVSIEDGHLPWEGLLRDPLQAQGFEGPELDARIRASAAALIEAGAALHREAWVADQIATKDFTSDELQAMHPEKRARWLALLKLHLDACAKHANLIENTIAIPLRSHDATGASPAASPFSTVVEFRGGFTSLVRASKKLDSSLASGFALSPESQPPSITPAELEELITNLQAEESWLEATIDRLHETPSQRHKT; translated from the coding sequence ATGCCGCTTTTACCTGTTGAAGCGCGCACATCCAGGAGCGCGTCTGTGAATTCCCCAAGACTCTTGTCATCGCAAAGCCCTCGGGACCTCGAGGCTATTGTCCTCGAGCACTACACATGGCTGCTTGACTGGGCGCATCAGCTAACCCGTGGTACCTCAGAAGAAGCCGAAGATTTGGTGCAGGACCTGTGTGTCCGCCTCGTGCGGATGAAGAACAAGCCGGATCTTCCGGACGCTGACCAGGCTCGCGCTTATCTCTATAAGGCACTTAGAAACCTCTTCCTCTCAAAACGGTTACGGCATGGCCATGACGCCGTAGCTGGTCTCCTAGTGGTCGATTTCGATTCCGTAGCGTGGGCTATGTCCGCGGTAGATCGCAGCAAATTACTGTACGTACGCAGCGATCTCGCCCGCATCTGTGAATACGCCTGCATACGGCGCAAGTCGAGTCGTGCAGCCGCGGCCTTAATTCTTCGGTTCTTTATTGGCTACCTGCCTACGGAGACAATGGCCATTCTCAAGTCGAAGCGCGCCGGAGTTGACACTCTGACGCAGACGGCGCGGCTTGAGGCAAAGGCCTACCTGGAACGGCCGAGCGTGCTTCGGTTTCTCGACCGCAGCGACAAGAAGCCACAAGCCTCGTCGAAGAATCTTCCCGAACAATCCGATGCACTTTTTGCGGAATTGCTCCACAGGATCTTCGCAGAACCGGAAGGTCAGTGCTTCCCCGCCGGCTTTCTCAATGACCGCTACGGAACGTCAATAGAGATTCCCTTCGGCACCGACGAGATCGCTCACTTGGTCAGCTGCCACGCTTGTCTTCACTTGGCTACCGAGATACTGGCCTTACCCGACCTGACACTGCAGTTCCTTCCCGACATTCCCTCGTCGGGAGAGGCCGGACCACCACCAGCCAGATCTGAAAAAACTGATCTGAAAAAACTCCGTCGTAAGCTTCGCGAAACCTACGAGCACAGACCATCGAAGCTGCAGATCATCGTCGATGGAGTCGTGCGAGGAGTGCAGACGATAGCAGGGGCTTCCAGTAAGGTTCAGATTGCACTCCAGCCTCTGTCAAAGCCTGGTTTTGTCGAAATCCTCAGTGAGCAGGGATTGGGGCTGCTTTATCTCGATCTCCAACCGGATGAACCCGGGCTTCCAAACACCCAACACGCCGAGGTCGAGCTGAGCGACGGGCGGCAACTCTCCGTTTCGCTCACCTGGAGCGAGGGAGCGCCGGTGGTCCATGTCTCTTACTACGATCCATTGTTCGAATCGGAGGGCGACGGGCCTCCCTCGGGAGCTGCGGAAGCGACACAGAGACGGACAGCAGGTTCGGCCGTAAGTCAAACCTCCCCACTTGAGGGAACGAGTTCACCTAACTGGATCGATCACATACGGACTCGGATTCGCGATTGGTGGAGGACGGCTGGCATCTTCGCTCTTGTCGCGTGCTTCGTGCTCCTAGCCGTGATCGGGCTTCGGCATCAGTCACGAAGCAAACTACAAACACCCAGTGCTCTCACCCTTCTCTCCCGGTCAGAAGAAAAGCTGAAGGTCTCTACCCCAGTGCACGGCGCCGTCCGAAGCAAGTTCAGTTTGGATGTCACCCGCCGCGATAGTCGTACAACGAACCACCTTGAGGTCGAGGCATTGCGCAGCTCTGATCTACCGCTGCGGGTTGTCAGGCTCCGTGCGGCGAACGGCACTTTGGTGGCCGCGCAGGAGGTCGATGCTCGAGGAAAAGAGACTAACTTTTCCGGTTACGGCACTCGGCCCATGCCAGAGACACAGTTGGAGACCGTATCGACAGACGGGGTTTGGCGCTGCCCGCCGGACGCCAAGAGTTTCAAGGATCTGGTGGCTGGCGCAAGCGACGTCTATGTGAATGAGGTGAAGGGTGGTTACGAAGTAGGGTTCAGACGATCCCCTATACTCAACCAGCCGACCATCGTCGAGGCGACGCTTCAGATCGAATCGGAGTCCATGCGACCCGTTGTTGAAACTCTGGAACTCCAACAAGGCGATGCCAAACGGGAGTATCGATTCAGGGAAGTAGGCTACGAGATTCTTCCCGCTTCCAGCGTTCACGACGGCGATTTCAGGCTGACTTCCATCTCTGAGGGTAAGCGCGCCGCGGCTACGGGAGGTGCTATCGCCAGAACTGATACCGCGCAACTCATCCTCGAAGTTCTCGAAGTCCTGAGTAAACAGCAACAACAGGTTCAGGACAGCGTGGATGTGGAAAGGGGACAGAACAACGAGGTGGTGGTTAGCGGTGTGTTGCAATCATCTGCACAAAAGCAGATTTTCATCGAGAAGCTAGGATCGTCGCCCGGGTTCAATGCACTCACGATCGAATTGCACTCCCCAGATGGCCCCGGAGCATACGGCTCCTCTACGGCAAGGACGTTGACGGTCGACACTCAGGTATCGATTGAGGACGGCCACCTTCCGTGGGAAGGTTTGCTGCGAGATCCGTTGCAGGCGCAGGGTTTCGAAGGACCTGAATTGGACGCTCGTATCCGAGCCTCGGCGGCGGCACTGATTGAGGCAGGCGCAGCACTTCACCGCGAAGCCTGGGTTGCCGACCAGATCGCCACAAAGGATTTCACCTCGGACGAGTTGCAGGCAATGCACCCAGAAAAGCGTGCACGATGGCTCGCGTTGCTCAAGCTGCACCTCGATGCGTGCGCCAAACACGCGAACTTGATTGAGAACACAATAGCTATCCCACTTCGCTCACACGACGCTACCGGCGCCAGTCCCGCCGCTTCGCCGTTCAGTACGGTTGTCGAGTTCAGAGGCGGATTCACCTCTCTCGTTCGAGCCTCCAAAAAACTCGACTCCTCACTCGCATCAGGTTTTGCGCTCTCGCCAGAATCGCAACCGCCTTCTATCACCCCCGCAGAGCTGGAAGAGCTCATCACTAACCTCCAAGCCGAGGAGAGCTGGCTCGAAGCCACTATCGACCGCCTCCACGAAACCCCTTCGCAGCGCCACAAGACGTAG
- a CDS encoding FAD-binding protein → MSTGLKAQIEMEKGVQLATDLRAHLEGVDVFGGSDDPGVDFGPWNIAEAQRPLARIECRTAGQVSTALKIAADHDVPVSVCGGREDAFARNSRAGFLVVDLRHMDNVIYDAVTRAARIGGGVTTSRLLGRLSSDIVTPTTCNANVGLIGAATGGATVY, encoded by the coding sequence ATGTCGACTGGATTAAAGGCGCAAATTGAGATGGAAAAAGGCGTACAGCTTGCAACAGATCTTCGCGCTCACCTCGAGGGAGTAGATGTGTTTGGCGGGAGCGACGACCCAGGCGTGGACTTTGGACCGTGGAACATCGCCGAGGCACAGCGCCCGCTTGCACGCATAGAGTGCCGCACTGCGGGGCAGGTCTCAACCGCATTGAAGATCGCTGCAGATCACGACGTTCCGGTCAGCGTCTGCGGCGGCCGCGAAGATGCGTTCGCGCGCAATAGTCGGGCAGGTTTCCTTGTCGTCGACCTGCGCCACATGGATAATGTTATCTATGACGCAGTAACGCGGGCCGCGCGCATCGGTGGTGGCGTGACCACCAGCCGCCTGCTCGGTCGGCTCTCGTCGGATATCGTGACACCTACCACGTGCAACGCAAACGTAGGTTTGATTGGCGCGGCGACGGGGGGGGCTACGGTTTACTAG
- a CDS encoding nuclear transport factor 2 family protein translates to MSISWCLAPLLATAAVLLSQPDDAKLRAELRAKDEVLLNAVHRGDQKTWAAVTTEDFLYIEDGQVLTRKLFLEQLKEDGYTPLIIRTFEVQRIGTTAMVLHLDDVPTRPLRDRRNSHLLFSETWQLTGRVWKLRRVDITRLRVDPPAITLSREQLDDITGTYRASGETCTIRREDNRILVYRTGQPTQEWKAESRDLFFAPGDARSRKIFWRSQDGRVTGFADRDESSEVDWERQLTPSATIAPER, encoded by the coding sequence ATGTCAATTTCTTGGTGCCTTGCACCGTTGCTCGCGACAGCTGCGGTACTGCTTTCGCAACCGGATGACGCTAAACTGAGAGCAGAGCTTCGCGCGAAAGATGAGGTTTTGCTGAACGCGGTACATCGAGGAGATCAGAAGACCTGGGCGGCGGTCACCACTGAGGACTTCCTCTATATCGAGGATGGTCAAGTTCTAACCCGAAAACTCTTTCTAGAACAACTCAAGGAAGATGGTTATACTCCTCTGATCATCCGCACATTTGAGGTGCAGCGCATTGGCACAACCGCGATGGTATTGCACTTAGATGACGTGCCGACACGTCCACTTCGTGATAGACGCAATAGTCACCTGCTGTTTTCGGAAACATGGCAGCTGACGGGGCGAGTTTGGAAGCTGCGCCGAGTGGATATCACGCGCCTTCGAGTAGATCCTCCGGCCATCACACTCAGTCGCGAACAACTGGATGACATAACAGGGACGTATAGAGCATCCGGAGAGACTTGCACGATCCGTCGTGAAGATAATCGCATTCTTGTTTACCGTACCGGACAGCCTACGCAGGAATGGAAAGCTGAATCTCGCGATTTGTTCTTTGCGCCCGGCGACGCACGATCACGCAAGATCTTTTGGCGTTCTCAAGACGGACGAGTCACTGGTTTTGCCGACCGAGATGAGAGCAGTGAAGTAGATTGGGAGCGCCAGCTCACTCCAAGTGCAACGATCGCCCCGGAACGATAA
- a CDS encoding winged helix-turn-helix transcriptional regulator has translation MLCAIRLHPVRLSALKRKIPSASKTALTDNLRLLEARVVVRRDLTRSV, from the coding sequence ATTCTCTGCGCCATACGATTACATCCCGTGCGTTTGAGTGCACTCAAGCGCAAGATACCGTCTGCATCCAAAACGGCTCTGACCGACAACTTGCGTTTACTTGAGGCCCGAGTGGTGGTACGCCGCGACCTCACCCGTTCGGTTTGA